The DNA region ATTACAAATCTCTAAGGTTCAACAGCAAGTCTCAATTTCATGTCCATTTTCATGCACTAAACAATCGCAtagtgtttttactttttaccaaCAACCCTCTAACATGCAAATATTAAGGTGTCATAACAATGCTCACCTCTTTAATATATTCCAGGAGTTCCTGGTCTGAGGAGAACAGCAACATTTGCTTGGCATCCTTAATTGAAAGATAGTCATAGGCCTTCTCACTGCAACCTGCTATTTCATCTCTGAATGTTTGAAGATAGATATAAACTAATTAGAAAATGAACATAGATGcacaaatgataaaataatggaACCACTAGAGAGGTAGGTATTTGAACTTTAACATCATAATAAAGTTTGTGCTTCCACCCAATTGCCATTGCAGATAACAGAGAGAATAGAATTACAAGAATATAAATAACTCAcagaatttaataataaatttatagaaaCCAGTTTGCAGGAGAAAAATCCAAAAGTCTAAACTATAAGCCCAACTTCCGAAGAAATCAAGCAGTAGTTCCAGTTTTCACTAGTTTATCACTAGAGTAAGAGTTCAACCATCCACTAggcaattaaataaaacaacaatacAATTATTACCTGACAGTCTTTGCCAAAAGATCCATGAAATAAACGTATGTATCATGTGGCACTGTCTGCCGTGCACTCAAGACACGATTGTAAGCCCCTTCCATAAAAGATTGTTCTAACTCCACGGCATGCTTAATGCAAGGATTCTCAAGAGCAGCAGATGAAAGCAATTCCAACTCAGTATGGAACTCAGCAATCCTATTCTGCACAAGTAGTCTCAACAGGTTGAGACCCAGTATAGGGTACTCCTGAGGAGATGGTGGAAGACGATTGCTGCAACAAAGGAAAAGTCCCCATAAAATTCAAAAACCCAACaaggatggaaaaaaaaaattgcacataACATCATACTTCAATATTGATAAAGTGTCTTGGCATACACTATACAGGTTTATGTTAAGTGAACAATCAGGAGATGTCCACTGTTTGCTTTGGTTGAAGATTCAGCTTTCTTCagagtaaaaatatatatttatatgtgaaAAAAAAGGGACAAGAATAAGTTACCAGGCATCTGTATAATAAGGCTTCAACTGGAAGAAATCCCTTTCGAAAGCATCTTGATCCTCAATTTTCACACTAAGGACAACAGCATGCTCATATATATCCCCTGGAAGTTTAAAAACCAACAGGAAAAAAAACTTAGACATAAAACTTCTAACATTTTTTACCTTTTCATTTAATAAGTAGATATTATCTCATTGATGCTAATATGACTCATTCATGCAAAAATGTTTTAGTAACTtgtatgatttaattaataCAGCTCATCTTTCCATTGCCTTCAAGCAGCTAACACtatctaaattaaaatgaagaaaaaattattacactcTTGTCTTTTGCTTCTAATATAGGGTAAACCATATTACTATATTAGACGTGTCATTTAGTAAAACAAAGACCAACTTTTCTGCACAACCAGATACCAAAATTCTCTTAGTAACATACACAACAGGATTGTGTTAGTTTTGGCTGTATTTTATACTGCCTACAATGATAGCAGGTATAGAAGCAAAAAATCCATTTTCAATCACAGAGAGCTCATAGATAAACCAATGCATAAAAAATTCCTTAATGAAATCAAGCAAATTTAAGATTTACTAACAGAAACTGcttctattattaaaataaaatgcctGTAGGAATATAAATgcgtaaaagttttttttttgggggggggggggcagtgTAACTGATTGGAGGGAAGAATGTTACTTGCTATTGTTAATTCATGAACTGCATTAGGTGTATCTGCAAACAACGGTGGCAGGCTTCTGAAACCTGTAAGTAACACCTGCAAGTAAACAGAAACATTataactaaacaaaataacaacagCTGCATTATATGTACCCAAAAAGAAGGAAGCTAAGACCTTGCGATCTTTCATCTTATACAAACTATATAGAACAGAGCTAGATTTCAAGCTGTTTGTTGCAGTAATCATATAAGTCCTATAAATACTAAGACATCATATTCTCCAAGTAAAACCATCTGTTCTATCATTGAGCTTGGGTGGTGAACTAGTAAATCAATCATCCAACTTCCAGCTGTAATATGTTCCATTATAGTTTGTACTTTGTATACAATAAAAGTATCCAGCAAACCACACTTGACTTATAGCGTGTTTGCTTGCACATTTATTATGTGTGTTTCTTCATCCTTTCACGTCTAATTCTAAGTTTTATAATCTATAACAGATTGCTTGGAGGTTGATGTGAATCCATTCTTGACTAATGCTAGACCAAACAGGGGCTTGATCGCTACACTGCAGAAATGAAATTAATCGAGCAACAATCAAAGGTAAGGATTTCACTCCTTTAAAGTGAGCAAGTATACTTAATTAGATGATAAATTGCACTTCCaaccattgattaaaaaaacccATTAAGAATTGTAATAGCATCAGGCGCATCCATAACGAACTCtgaagttagttagttagttataatCTCAACCACTGCGATTATTAGTATAAAGTACGCTCCATTCACTTTAGAGAGTCAAATCCAAcggtaaaaagtaaaaaaaacccAGTTTCTCACTACCCAGCATCCATAGAATTACTAGGTAAACTGCTTAAATCTAAAATAACATTCAGAACGCCCTACCGTAATAATGATCTCAAACTGAAGCAACCTACTCCAACCCACACTTTTCTTACTCCTCACAagccaaattcaaattttcaaaaacaaaactaaataaAGCAACAGAATCGATCTTCAAATAGCAGAAACAGAGAAAATGGTGGGCGAATTTTGGAAATTAGTGAAATAAGTAAACTAGGGTTAGGTGCGGTGGGGGTGGGAAATACCTTTAGCTGAGAAAGGAGATTGGAACAGTTATCGAAGTCGTTCCGGAGAAACGAAGCCTTGAAGCGATCGAAGAGCTGAGAAACCTCTTTCAGCTTCGGATCCATCGCTTGTGAATTTTCTTGCGATGTGGTTTCACAACTTGAATGGTTAGGTTGAGTGCTCCCAATGACAACCTcaatagagaaaaagaaaaccacAGCGATGGTGAAATCAACGCTGCTATGCCTTTCACGTTCCTAAACAATTTTATGCTCGGGCTTGGGCTTATATCAACTATATCGGCCCAGCCCAtactttatattatattttttttaactagaaTTAGACTCCCTTTTCTTatatcttttccttttgtcaACAACTTTTATTGTATTTGGTTCCTTAAACAAATTCTAGAGAGTTTGATGGATATTTCattctaatattaatattatgggtacttaaaaaaatatcattcactTTGTTCggtcaaaaaatataaaaaaaaaaaaattgagaagggaataaaacaaaataaaataaaaggatataTGACCATCTAATTATAATGTTAAATTTTGTATAACTCGGTATAACAACTCCTCTGCAATCCCTCCATGCAAGtcgattaaaaatcaaattttaatgaaaaaaataagacaaatccaacaaataaaaatattaaatttgattaaaaaggaaacaaatatGGTCCCTTTTCATGTGTTTATGTTCATTCACCAACACAACCTTGTCATGAGCAATCAGTACACATTGAACA from Glycine soja cultivar W05 chromosome 8, ASM419377v2, whole genome shotgun sequence includes:
- the LOC114421461 gene encoding 26S proteasome non-ATPase regulatory subunit 8 homolog A-like, giving the protein MDPKLKEVSQLFDRFKASFLRNDFDNCSNLLSQLKVLLTGFRSLPPLFADTPNAVHELTIARDIYEHAVVLSVKIEDQDAFERDFFQLKPYYTDACNRLPPSPQEYPILGLNLLRLLVQNRIAEFHTELELLSSAALENPCIKHAVELEQSFMEGAYNRVLSARQTVPHDTYVYFMDLLAKTVRDEIAGCSEKAYDYLSIKDAKQMLLFSSDQELLEYIKEEHPEWEIKNDSVFFQKAKESAPCKEIPSLQLINQTLSYARELERIV